A genomic segment from Rhinatrema bivittatum chromosome 19, aRhiBiv1.1, whole genome shotgun sequence encodes:
- the LOC115080613 gene encoding oocyte zinc finger protein XlCOF8.4-like, protein MSNLKNHKTVHTGEKPFKCSECDKCFTQMATLKNHKTVHTSEKPFKCSECDKCFANMPNLKNHKNIHTGEKPFKYYECDKCFAQMSTLKKHKTVHTGEKPFKCFECDKCFTQMSTLKIHKTSIQVRNHLNVSPKDPILNTTKPSIVVGNHLNALNVINVSLKNTIFKDTKPSIQERNHLNVLNVINVSLKCPLLKTTKLSIPARNHLNVLNVINVLLSYGIVTATKPSILVRNHLHVLNVINASLSNLSFKSTAEFIQVRNHLDVLNVINVSPKDPILNTTKLSIQVRNYLHVLNEMLCLNIPLLNTTKPSIHMRNHLNVLNVINVSCRNLILKNTKECIPVRNHLKFFECDKCFTQTFNLNKHKRVHTIAKRFKCSDFGNCCRHISAPRSTK, encoded by the coding sequence ATGTCCAATCTTAAAAACCACAAAACTGTCCATACCGgcgagaaaccatttaaatgttctgaatgtgataaatgtttcacgCAAATGGCTACTCTTAAAAACCACAAAACTGTCCATACCAgcgaaaaaccatttaaatgttctgaatgtgataaatgtttcgctAATATGCCCAATCTTAAAAACCACAAAAACATccatacaggtgagaaaccatttaaatattatgaatgtgataaatgtttcgcGCAAATGTCCACTCTGAAAAAGCACAAAACCGTccatacaggtgagaaaccatttaaatgttttgagtgtgataaatgtttcactcAAATGTCCACTCTTAAAATCCACAAAACGTccatacaggtgagaaaccatttaaatgtttctCCCAAAGATCCCATCTTAAATACCACAAAACCCTCCATAGTGGTGGGAAACCATTTAAATGCTCtcaatgtgataaatgtttcgctAAAAAATACTATCTTCAAAGACACAAAACCGtccatacaggagagaaaccatttaaatgttttgaatgtgataaatgtttcactcAAATGTCCACTCTTAAAAACCACAAAACTGTCCATACCGgcgagaaaccatttaaatgttctgaatgtgataaatgttttgctCTCATATGGCATCGTAACtgccacaaaaccatccatactGGTgcgaaaccatttacatgttctgaatgtgataaatgcttCACTGAGCAATCTAAGCTTTAAATCCACTGCAGAGTtcatacaggtgagaaaccatttagatgttctgaatgtgataaatgtttctcCCAAAGATCCCATCTTAAATACCACAAAACTGTCCATACAGGTGAGAAactatttacatgttctgaatgagATGCTTTGCTTAAATATTCCCCTCTTAAATACAACAAAACCGTCCATACAtatgagaaaccatttaaatgttctcaatgtgataaatgtttcttgCAGAAATCTGATCTTAAAAAACACGAAAGAATGCATACcagtgagaaaccatttaaaattttttgagtgtgataaatgtttcactcAAACATTTAACCTTAATAAACACAAAAGAGTCCATACCATTGCAAAAAGGTTTAAATGTTCTGATTTTGGTAACTGTTGCAGACATATATCTGCTCCAAGAAGCACAAAATAA